The Eubacterium maltosivorans genome includes the window TCCACGATCCCATCATCCCGCTGAACATCGAGTCTGACGAGGCAGGCGGCTGTGAGAAGATCAAGGCCGCCATCGACGTTTTCCTGAAAGATTATCCAGAGCTGGAGGGCTGATGAAATTTATTGTGAAGCGGCGAAGCGTCAGACAGAGGATTTTTTAGCTGATAATTGATCGTTGACAGTGGATAAGTTCTGGTGCAGATCTGGCCGCCGTCAGATTTGATGAAATGCGGCCTGTGGCCACAAAAAAAGGCTCCCCCGTGAGGGGAGCTTTTTTGTGTTTTGGATTTTATGGATAAAAAGGCAGGGCGTCTTTTTTCTAACGTGTACGTTTTCTAACCATGAACACCATCACCAGCATTGCGGCCAACAGTGCGGCGCAGGCTGCCAGGGCGCCTGGCCCGGACAGGATACCGGTGCTGGCGTTGGGAGCGGCAGGGTCCGGAGTGTCCGGACCGGCTGGTGTAACCGGGGCTTCCGGAAGCCTCTGTTCGCCGGCCTGCGGGATGGTTTCCACTGCGGTTGACCGGAAAAGCATTTCGCTCTGGGTGCTTGGTGAGCTGCCCAGCACGTAGAACTGACCGTTGTAGGCGGTGCCGGTGAGCTCCAGAATCAAATCGCCGCCCATGCGCTTAGGGACTGGCGTAAAGCCCTTGCCGCTTGAAAAGCCCAGCTGCCAGGTGTCGTAAAGATCGCCGTCCACCTTGCCCTGGGAGCCAGCCAGGAGCATGCCGTCCCGGAGTGTGCCGCTGACATACTCCGGCTTGGCGCTGCTTGTGGTCGGCAGGATGTCTTTCAGGATAACGGCAGAGCGGCCGTCTTTCAGGTGTTCAAGGGTGTTGTTGGCAGTCATGGCGCCGGCCGCTTTGTCCCACTGATAGCCCGAAGCCATGTAAAGGCCGTCGCCCTGGGTGTAGGCGGTTTTGCCGAAGGCCCGCCCGCCGGCCAGCTCGCCGGATTTTTCCAGGGAGTTCTTATCGGGACGGATGGTGTAAATGTCCCGGACAAAAAGCTTGTCAAAATCCAGCGTGGACTGATCCACAGTGGTTTCGCCGATGGCGCCGCTCAGGCTTTGGGACAGGGCTTCGGGGTCTGCGCCGCTGGCCGCCTGGGCGCGCAGGGCGTTCAGGGAAGCGGCGGGCAGCGTGTCGGAGAGAATGCTGAAGTCCATGCCGCCAGCCACCACGAGGGTGTCGCCGCTGGTGGCGACGCTGGCGCCCAGCAGGCTGCTGAGTGCCGGGTGCTCAAATAATTCCCAGCGGTTGGTCTCGGGTGTGTAGAGTGCCAGGCAGAAATGATTGTTGTCTGAGCGCAGGGCTGTGGTCACCAGCTTCCCGTTCCAGGTGCAGGTGGCGTCGGACGGGATAAAGGCTTCGCTGTTTTCAGTTTCGAGCTGTGTCCATTCCCTGGACTGGATATCGTAGCGCCAGACCTGGGAGTGGGTGTCATCCAGCGTGCCCAGATAGTAGAGCTTCCCGTTCAAAGCGGTCAGGCTCTGGGCAGTCATGTCGTAGAAGCTGTGCTGTGCCTTGGGGTCGGGCAGGGGCAGGCTGTTTTCATAGAAGACATTGCTGTCAAAGAGCTCAAAGCTCTGGTGGCCTGAGAGGGCGCTTCCGCCGTCGGCCTTCTGGGTGACCGTCACGGTTTTTTCCCCGCCGGTAAAGCCCTCGGGCAGACGGACACGGATCTGGGTATCGCTCCAGTCAAGGATATTTTCAGCGGGTAGATCGCTTTTTTCAATGGCCAGGGCGCCCGGGGAATCGCCGAAGAAGTAACCGTCGATGACCAGCTCGTTTTCACCGGAACCGGGAAGCGCCCGGTTGAGCACCGGCGCGGGCTGGCTGACGTTCTTCAGGCTGGCGTAACCGCCAGAGACAGAGGTGCCTTCCAGGTTCTGCGCCCATACGGCGCTGCCGATAACGCGCGCGGCCCGTTTGGCAGAGCTGTCCTCAGGATAGCGGGCAGCCAGGATAGCCACCTCACCTGTGACGGCCGGGGCGGCCATGGAAGTGCCAGAGCTGTCCGCGTAGGGGAGCAGCGCGCTGCCGATCCCCAGGGCGTCCAGATAGATTTCGCCGGAAAGGGAGGATGGGTTCTGCTGGTCACTGGTATCAAAGATATTGGCTTCGATACGCAGCGTGAAATCCGCCCAGTCGGTGTTATCCGGCAGAATAAAGGCGTTATCACTCCAAAGGCCGGCGTGGCTCTGGGCCAGCGGTTTATCGGGCTCTGTGGCGTTGTACAGAGGGAGGAACGTGTTTTCAACTGTTTTTACCGCGGCGCTGACAAC containing:
- a CDS encoding S8 family serine peptidase, which codes for MKKLLACLLTALLLFSGTPIALAQSVTDAEAAKPNHYTEGEAIVCLKPESLSRDAGSSLLADMDVLMTLDSAPRVENADNIQSYRAAEMAGIIGLVRADGLSTEALIDALSQNDRVLYAEPNYVFNVAGADSPSADITSYKDLTAYQWAYNNQGAMGGRAGMDMGIEGWDKTPEASWDSVVVAVLDTGIDYTHPDLAPSIWTRPEGMRLDGGTYGYNSAGTTMAGDPYDETDPMDDMSHGTHCAGIIASGWNGHGTSGASGNAQLMAVKAGNDGGGFSSASILKGYAYIKAACQNGVNVVAVNNSWGGQYSGIALNEAITQVGELGVVSVFASGNEFTNCDENSTTVWGLKSNPYVIAVNALDSQGEMAYFSNYGPRSTDIAAPGVNILSTYPMSMARYCARLSTDADNLRYNSFEDSGQNGFSFKKLYQNQDMEIVSGTFARDGVASLKLTTGAAEVNGSTLDVAGLESEPVDLSALAEKPAFLSLPAVTPIRDGLSPDSTTLVVSAAVKTVENTFLPLYNATEPDKPLAQSHAGLWSDNAFILPDNTDWADFTLRIEANIFDTSDQQNPSSLSGEIYLDALGIGSALLPYADSSGTSMAAPAVTGEVAILAARYPEDSSAKRAARVIGSAVWAQNLEGTSVSGGYASLKNVSQPAPVLNRALPGSGENELVIDGYFFGDSPGALAIEKSDLPAENILDWSDTQIRVRLPEGFTGGEKTVTVTQKADGGSALSGHQSFELFDSNVFYENSLPLPDPKAQHSFYDMTAQSLTALNGKLYYLGTLDDTHSQVWRYDIQSREWTQLETENSEAFIPSDATCTWNGKLVTTALRSDNNHFCLALYTPETNRWELFEHPALSSLLGASVATSGDTLVVAGGMDFSILSDTLPAASLNALRAQAASGADPEALSQSLSGAIGETTVDQSTLDFDKLFVRDIYTIRPDKNSLEKSGELAGGRAFGKTAYTQGDGLYMASGYQWDKAAGAMTANNTLEHLKDGRSAVILKDILPTTSSAKPEYVSGTLRDGMLLAGSQGKVDGDLYDTWQLGFSSGKGFTPVPKRMGGDLILELTGTAYNGQFYVLGSSPSTQSEMLFRSTAVETIPQAGEQRLPEAPVTPAGPDTPDPAAPNASTGILSGPGALAACAALLAAMLVMVFMVRKRTR